One part of the Triplophysa rosa linkage group LG5, Trosa_1v2, whole genome shotgun sequence genome encodes these proteins:
- the calr3b gene encoding calreticulin 3b, which yields MQIITLFQIVSVALSAFTVNAAVYFQEQFLDGDAWKSRWMNSEHKSDYGEFKLTAGNFYGDAEKDKGLQTSQDAHFYATSARFAPFSNEGKPLVIQFTVKHEQKIDCGGGYVKVFPSDLNQADMHGDSQYYIMFGPDICGHSTKKVHVIFNYKGKNHLIKKEIKCKDDELTHLYTLILNPDQTYEVKIDNEKVESGSLEEDWDLLPPKKIKDPNAKKPEDWDDRAKIDDESDTKPEDWDKPENVPDPDSMKPEDWDVDMDGEWEPAMIPNPEYKGEWKPKQIDNPNYKGVWIHPEIDNPEYTEDAEIYKFENIGVIGLDLWQVKSGTIFDSFLITDDVKAAEDFGDETWGATKGPEKKMKEEQDEKKRKEDEEKNKEQSTEAEDEDEGEEEEEDDDETDELPEEDEGDEEALPKDEL from the exons ATGCAgattattacattatttcagATCGTTTCGGTCGCATTGTCGGCGTTTACTGTCaatgcagcagtttattttcaaGAGCAGTTTCTGGATGGAG ATGCCTGGAAGAGTCGGTGGATGAATTCCGAACACAAATCTGATTACGGGGAGTTTAAACTGACCGCTGGAAACTTCTATGGGGACGCTGAGAAAGATAAGG GTCTGCAGACCAGCCAAGATGCCCATTTCTATGCCACCTCTGCCCGCTTCGCACCCTTCAGCAATGAGGGCAAACCCTTGGTGATCCAGTTCACCGTCAAACACGAGCAGAAGATCGACTGCGGCGGTGGATACGTAAAAGTCTTTCCATCTGATCTCAACCAGGCTGACATGCACGGAGACTCCCAGTATTACATCATGTTTG GGCCTGATATCTGCGGCCACAGCACCAAGAAGGTTCATGTTATTTTCAACTACAAAGGCAAGAATCACCTCATCAAGAAAGAAATCAAATGCAAG GATGATGAACTGACCCACCTGTACACACTGATCCTGAATCCGGATCAGACTTACGAGGTGAAGATTGACAATGAGAAGGTGGAGTCCGGATCTCTGGAAGAGGATTGGGACTTGCTGCCCCCAAAAAAGATCAAGGACCCCAACGCCAAGAAACCTGAGGACTGGGACGACCGCGCCAAGATCGATGACGAGAGCGACACCAAACCTGAG GACTGGGACAAGCCTGAGAATGTTCCCGATCCTGACTCTATGAAGCCAGAAGACTGGGATGTGGACATGGATGGTGAATGGGAACCCGCAATGATCCCAAACCCAGAGTACAAG GGCGAATGGAAACCCAAACAGATCGATAACCCGAACTACAAAGGAGTCTGGATTCACCCCGAGATCGACAACCCAGAATACACTGAAGACGCCGAGATCTACAAATTTGAAAACATTGGAGTCATTGGGTTGGATCTCTGGCAG GTGAAGTCTGGCACTATTTTTGACAGCTTCTTAATCACAGATGACGTGAAGGCAGCGGAGGATTTTGGAGATGAAACGTGGGGCGCAACAAAG GGTCCTGAGAAGAAGATGAAGGAAGAACAGGATGAGAAGAAAAGAAAGGAGGATGAGGAGAAAAACAAGGAGCAGAGCACAGAAGCTGAGGATGAAGATGAaggagaggaggaagaggaggacgaCGATGAGACCGATGAGCTTCCAGAAGAGGACGAGGGAGATGAGGAGGCCCTTCCTAAAGATGAACTCTAA